From Flavobacterium arcticum, the proteins below share one genomic window:
- a CDS encoding succinylglutamate desuccinylase/aspartoacylase family protein, with protein MSYKNITILGETILPGESKTINMEIARLHTMTKLKVPIIIERAEEDGPVVLFTASIHGDEINGTEIVRQLIVRKINKPKRGTIICIPVVNIFGFVNKSREFPDGRDLNRVFPGSQRGSLAGRFAWHLFREIIPNVDYCIDYHAGGASRFNAPQIRIVPNNPDLKALADVFNAPFTLYSKNISGSFRNACGRLGVKILLYEGGKSLDLNRDVTQAAVRGTKRFLNHLDMLNPKKKFKPAPTPSVYIERSAWVRATYSGLFQNRTPTGKLVEKGEAIALITDPFGDFEHVVKAPHRGYIINSNDAPIVYQGDAIFHITMKLTEQ; from the coding sequence ATGTCGTACAAAAATATAACGATACTTGGCGAAACTATTTTGCCTGGCGAAAGCAAAACCATTAATATGGAAATTGCACGCTTGCACACTATGACTAAACTAAAAGTGCCTATAATTATAGAACGTGCCGAAGAAGATGGTCCTGTGGTGCTGTTTACGGCATCTATTCACGGTGATGAGATAAATGGCACAGAGATAGTGCGCCAACTGATTGTAAGGAAAATAAACAAGCCGAAGCGCGGTACTATTATTTGTATTCCTGTGGTTAATATTTTTGGTTTTGTAAACAAGAGTAGGGAGTTTCCTGATGGGCGCGACCTTAATCGGGTTTTTCCGGGTAGTCAGCGGGGTTCGCTTGCCGGGCGTTTTGCATGGCATTTGTTTAGGGAGATTATCCCGAATGTAGATTATTGTATTGACTATCATGCAGGGGGTGCGAGCCGTTTTAATGCGCCACAAATTCGTATTGTGCCGAATAATCCAGACCTTAAAGCACTTGCCGATGTGTTTAATGCGCCGTTTACGTTATATTCTAAAAATATTTCGGGGTCTTTTCGTAATGCGTGTGGCAGGCTGGGTGTAAAAATATTGTTGTATGAAGGTGGTAAGTCCCTCGACTTGAACCGAGATGTTACTCAAGCTGCGGTGCGTGGTACTAAGCGTTTTTTAAATCATTTGGATATGCTTAACCCGAAGAAAAAATTTAAACCAGCTCCTACGCCATCGGTATATATAGAACGCTCGGCATGGGTGCGGGCTACCTATTCGGGGTTATTTCAAAATCGTACGCCTACAGGTAAACTAGTAGAAAAAGGCGAGGCTATAGCACTTATTACAGATCCTTTTGGCGATTTTGAACATGTGGTAAAAGCACCACATAGGGGATATATTATTAATAGTAATGATGCGCCTATTGTATATCAGGGCGATGCTATTTTTCATATTACCATGAAATTGACAGAACAATAA
- a CDS encoding tryptophan 2,3-dioxygenase family protein, which translates to MELTPSMQDKLSALEEKFKAINQKTETHLEGLLWSKPITYWDYIQTDALLNLQTQRTTLPDEMIFIMYHQVNELLFKMILWETEQLCHDDAPTTEIFTEKLMRISRYFDMLTTSFDIMGDGMQVEQYMKFRNTLTPASGFQSAQYRLIEFASTDLINLIDYRFRATIDRDTPYEHAFEHLYWQAAGKDHKTGEKSYLIKAFEKKYKAEFLRYMEEYNTINIWKKFQQLPEADQKNTMLVKAMRHYDYTVNVTWVMGHYNAAAKYIESASGPQEATGGSDWKKYMHPKYQRRIFFPELWTEEELRTWGENV; encoded by the coding sequence ATGGAGTTAACACCTTCTATGCAAGATAAGCTAAGTGCTCTTGAAGAAAAATTTAAAGCGATAAACCAAAAAACCGAAACTCACTTAGAGGGTTTACTTTGGTCTAAACCAATTACTTATTGGGATTATATACAAACTGACGCATTACTTAACCTACAAACGCAACGCACTACACTGCCCGATGAGATGATATTTATTATGTATCATCAGGTAAATGAGCTATTGTTTAAAATGATACTTTGGGAGACAGAACAATTGTGTCATGATGATGCGCCTACTACCGAAATATTTACGGAGAAGTTAATGCGCATAAGTCGCTACTTTGATATGCTTACCACATCATTTGATATTATGGGCGATGGTATGCAAGTAGAGCAGTACATGAAGTTTAGAAATACGTTAACTCCTGCAAGTGGTTTTCAGAGTGCGCAGTACAGGCTTATAGAGTTTGCTAGTACCGATTTGATAAACCTTATAGATTATCGCTTTAGGGCTACTATAGATCGCGACACGCCCTACGAACACGCTTTTGAGCACCTGTATTGGCAAGCGGCAGGTAAAGACCATAAAACAGGCGAAAAAAGCTATTTGATAAAAGCATTCGAAAAGAAATATAAAGCCGAGTTCTTGCGTTATATGGAAGAGTATAACACCATAAATATTTGGAAGAAATTCCAGCAACTACCAGAGGCTGACCAAAAAAATACAATGCTTGTAAAAGCTATGCGTCATTATGATTATACCGTAAATGTTACTTGGGTAATGGGGCATTATAATGCTGCTGCTAAGTACATAGAAAGCGCATCAGGACCACAAGAGGCTACAGGTGGTAGCGACTGGAAAAAATATATGCACCCAAAATATCAGCGAAGAATATTTTTCCCCGAATTATGGACAGAGGAGGAGTTGCGCACGTGGGGCGAAAATGTATAA
- the uvrC gene encoding excinuclease ABC subunit UvrC has translation MQTPLELQIQTLPDSPGVYQYFDKDDKLLYVGKAKNLKKRVMSYFNKTNDSGRIRVMVRKIVRVKHIVVPTESEALLLENNLIKNLQPRYNVLLKDDKSYPWICIKKEPFSRVFATRNVIKDGSEYFGPYTSFKTVQTLLGLIKELYPLRTCNYDLSKSNIQSGKYKVCLEYHIGNCKGPCEGYEPLEEYQRHVAAIREILKGNFKESLKAFHSHMHNLAADMKFEEAQEIKEKIEALENYQARSTVFNPRINNLDVFSIISDEAMAYINFIQVSHGAIIRSHTMEIKKKLEESDEELLQIAAVELRERFQLLSREVLATHPINLGENVKVTVPKLGDKKQILDLSERNARFYRMDQLKQIKIVDPERHTNRIMAQMKKDLRLPAEPRHIECFDNSNIQGTNPVAACVVFKDGKPSKKDYRHFNIKTVEGPNDFASMEEVVFRRYRRLLEEDQPLPQLIIIDGGKGQLSSALKSLDILGLRGKITILGIAKRLEEIFYPGDSIPMYLDKKSETLKVIQHLRNEAHRFGITHHRDKRSKNALQTSVESIPGIGEKTMVALLKQFKSVKRLKEAPEADIAKVIGPAKAKKITEFYHSKPN, from the coding sequence ATGCAAACGCCGTTGGAACTCCAAATACAAACCCTACCCGATAGCCCGGGCGTATATCAATATTTTGATAAAGACGACAAGCTGCTTTATGTAGGCAAGGCAAAAAACCTAAAAAAGCGCGTAATGTCTTACTTCAACAAGACAAACGACTCGGGTCGCATACGCGTTATGGTGCGCAAAATAGTCAGAGTAAAGCACATCGTAGTCCCTACAGAGAGCGAGGCACTACTACTAGAAAACAACCTGATAAAAAACCTGCAACCACGCTATAACGTACTCTTAAAAGACGACAAAAGCTACCCGTGGATATGCATCAAGAAAGAACCTTTTTCGCGCGTGTTTGCTACCCGCAACGTTATAAAAGACGGCTCAGAATATTTTGGCCCTTATACCTCCTTTAAAACCGTGCAAACCCTACTGGGGCTTATTAAAGAACTATACCCCTTGCGCACTTGCAATTACGACCTTAGTAAAAGCAATATACAATCAGGCAAATACAAAGTGTGTTTAGAATACCACATAGGCAACTGTAAAGGTCCTTGCGAGGGCTACGAACCACTCGAAGAATACCAACGTCATGTAGCCGCCATTCGCGAAATACTAAAAGGTAATTTTAAAGAAAGCCTAAAAGCATTTCACAGCCATATGCACAATTTGGCTGCCGATATGAAGTTTGAAGAAGCACAAGAGATAAAAGAGAAGATAGAAGCCCTCGAAAACTACCAAGCCCGCAGCACCGTGTTTAATCCGCGGATTAATAACCTCGATGTATTTAGCATTATAAGTGATGAGGCTATGGCATACATCAACTTTATACAGGTATCGCATGGGGCTATCATCCGCTCGCACACCATGGAAATAAAAAAGAAACTAGAAGAATCTGACGAAGAGCTGTTGCAAATTGCAGCCGTAGAGCTTCGCGAGCGTTTCCAGTTACTTTCCAGAGAAGTATTAGCCACCCACCCTATCAACTTAGGCGAAAATGTAAAAGTAACCGTACCCAAACTAGGCGATAAAAAGCAGATTTTAGATTTAAGCGAGCGCAATGCCCGTTTTTACCGTATGGATCAGCTAAAACAAATAAAAATAGTAGACCCCGAACGGCACACCAACCGCATTATGGCACAAATGAAAAAAGACCTGCGCCTACCTGCAGAGCCTCGCCATATAGAATGTTTTGATAATAGTAATATTCAGGGTACAAACCCCGTTGCGGCTTGCGTGGTGTTTAAAGACGGTAAACCTAGCAAAAAAGACTACCGCCATTTTAATATAAAAACCGTAGAAGGGCCTAACGATTTTGCGAGTATGGAAGAGGTCGTTTTCCGTAGATATCGCCGCCTGCTCGAAGAAGACCAACCCCTACCCCAACTCATTATTATAGACGGAGGTAAGGGACAATTATCTTCGGCATTAAAAAGCTTAGATATCTTGGGGCTACGTGGTAAAATCACTATCTTAGGCATCGCAAAAAGGCTTGAAGAAATATTCTATCCAGGCGACTCGATACCGATGTATTTAGACAAAAAATCGGAAACCTTAAAGGTTATCCAACACCTGCGCAACGAGGCACACCGATTTGGCATTACACACCATCGCGATAAGCGAAGTAAGAATGCGCTACAAACATCAGTAGAAAGCATCCCTGGTATTGGCGAAAAAACAATGGTGGCATTGCTAAAACAGTTTAAATCGGTAAAACGATTAAAAGAAGCACCCGAAGCAGACATTGCCAAAGTAATAGGTCCTGCCAAAGCAAAAAAAATTACTGAATTCTATCATTCAAAACCGAACTGA
- a CDS encoding sodium-dependent transporter, translating into MSGKAESWGSRVGLILAMAGNAVGLGNFLRFPVQAVENGGGAFIIPYLVCFVVMGIPLLFIEWSTGRYGGRYGNHSTPYILDTMAKGRIWKYIGVFGIFTNIAVASYYCYIESWTMSYVYHSVRGTFSTMNQAEIAGFFNDYTTIGKSTTGIPYEAIVFYILCLLLNTFILSKGLKGIERVAKIGIPLLLVFGAILAIRGLTLGTDGASDLFPDANAWDGLNFLWTPQYDSLANPKVWLAAAGQIFFTLSVGMGTIHCYAAYLKSKDDVALNAVSAGFMNEFVEVVLGSLIVIPIAAGYLGLDWVLQNAGFGMAFQTMPYLFQQWGETLAIFAGIFWFGLLFFAGITSSLAMGTPWMGFMRDEFNWSGKKGAWSFGLIALIMGLPTVFFFQQGVFDEYDYWAGTVSLVVFAFLETVLFSWIFGIKKGWAEINMGADIKVPIFFKYLILVVTPLLLGWVLVASLPDMAAKIANDDTNNKEWFADAYYAEKFDSEGLKTGVVDSVTTDFIKLSFQNEKKVYNKKLDKLEALTFTDYKTYSFKKGQNPVVTVGQTIAPNDTIAEGKFTNNVFYKTIGRLLLVALLLFISLVVYRAFIKRRKEGRVHS; encoded by the coding sequence ATGTCAGGAAAAGCAGAATCGTGGGGTTCCAGGGTAGGCTTAATTCTCGCTATGGCTGGTAATGCTGTTGGGCTTGGTAACTTTTTAAGGTTTCCCGTACAAGCAGTAGAAAACGGCGGAGGCGCATTTATCATTCCTTATCTTGTTTGCTTTGTAGTAATGGGAATACCATTACTATTTATAGAGTGGTCTACAGGGCGTTATGGCGGTCGCTATGGCAACCACAGTACACCATATATATTAGACACTATGGCAAAAGGACGTATCTGGAAATACATAGGTGTTTTCGGGATATTCACTAATATTGCCGTAGCCTCTTACTACTGTTATATCGAATCGTGGACAATGAGCTACGTGTACCACTCCGTTAGAGGTACATTTAGCACCATGAACCAAGCCGAAATAGCAGGTTTCTTTAACGACTACACCACCATAGGAAAATCGACAACAGGCATCCCTTATGAGGCCATTGTCTTTTATATATTATGTTTATTACTAAACACCTTTATACTCTCTAAAGGACTAAAAGGAATAGAGCGCGTAGCCAAAATAGGTATTCCGCTACTATTAGTATTCGGAGCTATACTAGCCATAAGAGGTTTAACATTGGGTACTGATGGAGCTTCAGACCTTTTCCCTGATGCTAACGCATGGGATGGTCTTAACTTCTTGTGGACACCACAATATGACTCACTTGCCAACCCTAAAGTGTGGCTTGCCGCAGCAGGACAAATATTCTTTACCCTATCTGTAGGTATGGGTACAATTCACTGCTATGCAGCCTACCTAAAATCTAAAGACGATGTAGCACTAAATGCTGTATCGGCAGGTTTTATGAACGAGTTTGTAGAAGTAGTACTAGGTAGCCTTATCGTAATCCCTATTGCTGCTGGTTACCTTGGTCTTGACTGGGTATTGCAAAATGCAGGCTTTGGTATGGCGTTCCAAACTATGCCATATCTCTTCCAGCAATGGGGCGAAACACTCGCAATATTTGCAGGTATCTTTTGGTTCGGGCTATTGTTCTTTGCCGGTATTACCTCATCGCTCGCAATGGGTACACCTTGGATGGGCTTTATGCGCGACGAGTTTAACTGGAGTGGCAAAAAAGGCGCATGGTCTTTCGGGCTTATTGCACTTATTATGGGTTTACCTACAGTGTTTTTCTTCCAGCAAGGCGTTTTCGACGAGTATGACTACTGGGCAGGAACCGTTAGCCTTGTAGTATTTGCATTCTTAGAAACAGTACTATTCTCTTGGATATTTGGTATCAAGAAAGGATGGGCAGAGATAAATATGGGTGCCGACATTAAAGTACCTATATTCTTTAAATATTTAATTCTTGTGGTTACCCCACTACTATTAGGATGGGTATTAGTAGCCAGTTTACCAGATATGGCTGCAAAAATAGCTAACGATGACACTAATAATAAAGAGTGGTTTGCCGATGCTTATTATGCCGAAAAATTTGATTCAGAAGGTTTAAAAACTGGCGTAGTAGACTCGGTTACAACCGATTTTATTAAACTATCGTTCCAAAACGAGAAAAAAGTATACAACAAGAAACTTGATAAACTAGAAGCACTAACTTTTACTGATTATAAAACATACAGCTTTAAAAAAGGACAAAATCCTGTGGTAACAGTAGGGCAAACAATAGCGCCTAATGATACAATTGCCGAAGGTAAATTTACCAACAACGTGTTCTATAAAACCATAGGCAGGCTGTTACTGGTAGCATTATTATTATTTATTAGCCTAGTAGTATATAGAGCATTTATTAAACGTAGAAAAGAAGGAAGGGTACACTCATGA
- the hppD gene encoding 4-hydroxyphenylpyruvate dioxygenase — protein MSKEVKNVEYGLEKIFEGAQDFLPLMGTDYIEFIVGNAKQAAHYYKTAFGYQSLAYAGLETGMKDRTSYVLKQDKIRIVLTTPLTAESPLNDHIVKHGDGVKVVALWVEDARKSFEETTKRGARVYMEPTVETDEHGEVVRAGIYTYGETVHMFVERKNYNGVFLPGFREWKSDYNPAPTGLKYVDHMVGNVGWNEMNTWVKWYEEVMGFVNFLSFDDKQITTEYSALMSKVMSNGNGRIKFPINEPAEGKKRSQIEEYLDFYGGPGVQHIAIATDDIIKTVGELRARGVEFLSAPPHAYYEAIPERLGAHMDMMKEDISVLEDLAIMIDADEEGYLLQIFTKPVEDRPTLFYEIIQRMGARGFGAGNFKALFESIEREQQLRGTL, from the coding sequence ATGAGTAAAGAAGTAAAAAATGTAGAATACGGACTCGAAAAAATATTTGAGGGCGCACAAGATTTTCTTCCCCTTATGGGAACAGATTATATAGAGTTTATTGTAGGTAATGCTAAGCAAGCTGCACACTACTATAAAACAGCTTTTGGTTACCAGTCGTTAGCCTATGCAGGACTAGAAACAGGAATGAAAGACCGTACTAGTTATGTGTTAAAGCAAGATAAAATTAGAATTGTATTAACTACGCCATTAACTGCTGAGTCTCCGCTAAACGATCATATCGTTAAACATGGTGATGGTGTTAAGGTGGTAGCGCTATGGGTAGAAGATGCTCGTAAATCGTTTGAAGAGACTACTAAGCGTGGTGCTAGAGTATATATGGAGCCAACTGTTGAAACTGATGAGCATGGCGAAGTAGTGCGTGCAGGTATTTATACCTATGGCGAAACAGTACACATGTTTGTAGAGCGTAAAAACTACAATGGTGTTTTCTTACCAGGTTTTAGAGAGTGGAAAAGTGACTATAACCCAGCACCAACAGGACTTAAGTATGTAGACCACATGGTAGGTAACGTAGGTTGGAACGAAATGAACACTTGGGTAAAGTGGTATGAAGAAGTTATGGGCTTTGTTAACTTCCTTTCGTTTGACGATAAACAAATTACTACAGAGTACTCTGCATTAATGAGTAAGGTAATGAGTAACGGTAACGGTCGTATAAAATTCCCAATTAACGAGCCTGCCGAAGGAAAGAAAAGATCGCAGATAGAAGAGTATTTAGATTTTTATGGCGGTCCTGGTGTACAGCACATCGCTATTGCTACTGATGATATTATTAAAACAGTAGGTGAGCTTAGAGCAAGAGGTGTAGAATTCCTTTCGGCTCCGCCACATGCTTATTATGAAGCAATACCTGAAAGACTGGGTGCGCACATGGATATGATGAAAGAAGATATCTCGGTGTTAGAAGATTTGGCTATTATGATAGATGCTGATGAAGAAGGGTATTTATTACAAATATTTACTAAGCCTGTTGAAGATAGACCAACACTTTTTTATGAAATAATACAGCGTATGGGTGCTCGTGGTTTTGGTGCGGGTAACTTTAAAGCGCTGTTTGAGAGTATAGAACGCGAACAACAGTTGCGAGGAACGTTATAA
- a CDS encoding homogentisate 1,2-dioxygenase has translation MPIYHKLGKFPQKRHTQFEKPEGGIYYEQLFGTEGFNGHSSLLYQVHRPTQVKEILRSYSVKPEIAIESNIKSLLLKGFEVQPADDFLESRVDMLVNSDCTIGLAAPRKSLRDYFYKNADADEMIFIHKGTGTLRTFMGNIPFEYGDYLIIPRGMIYQIDFDTEENRLFYTESVAPIYTPKRYKNESGQLLEHSPFCERDFKLPQELETYDEKGDFLIKVKKQGMMHEIVYATHPFDVVGWDGYNYPYAFSIHNFEPITGRVHLPPPIHQTFETSTFVVCSFCPRLYDYHPKSIPAPYNHSNIDSDEVLYYVDGDFMSRNNIEQGHITLHPKGIPHGPAPGATERSIGQTVTEELAVMVDTFRPLMVTKAAMGIDDGKYYKSWVE, from the coding sequence ATGCCTATATACCACAAATTAGGGAAGTTTCCGCAAAAAAGGCACACACAGTTCGAGAAACCAGAGGGTGGCATCTATTATGAGCAGCTTTTTGGTACAGAGGGGTTTAATGGTCACTCGTCGTTACTGTATCAGGTACATCGCCCTACGCAAGTAAAAGAAATTTTGAGGTCCTACTCTGTTAAGCCAGAAATTGCTATTGAGAGTAATATAAAATCATTATTACTAAAAGGGTTTGAGGTACAGCCTGCCGACGACTTTTTAGAGAGCCGTGTAGATATGCTAGTAAATAGCGATTGTACTATAGGGCTTGCTGCGCCAAGAAAATCGCTTCGCGATTACTTTTATAAAAATGCCGATGCCGACGAGATGATATTTATACATAAAGGGACAGGAACACTGCGTACCTTTATGGGTAACATTCCGTTTGAGTATGGAGATTACCTTATCATTCCGCGCGGAATGATTTACCAAATAGATTTTGATACCGAAGAGAACCGCTTGTTTTATACAGAGTCGGTTGCACCGATATATACACCAAAGCGTTATAAAAACGAGAGTGGTCAGTTACTAGAGCATTCGCCATTTTGTGAGCGCGATTTTAAACTACCGCAAGAGCTTGAAACCTATGATGAGAAAGGCGATTTTTTAATCAAGGTGAAAAAACAAGGCATGATGCACGAGATAGTATATGCCACGCACCCGTTTGACGTTGTTGGGTGGGATGGTTACAACTATCCGTATGCTTTTAGTATTCATAATTTTGAGCCTATAACAGGTAGGGTACATTTACCACCACCAATACACCAAACGTTTGAAACGTCTACGTTTGTAGTATGCTCTTTCTGCCCGAGGTTGTATGACTATCACCCAAAATCGATACCTGCACCATACAATCATAGTAATATAGATAGTGATGAGGTGTTGTACTATGTAGATGGCGATTTTATGAGCCGTAACAATATAGAACAAGGACACATAACGCTACACCCAAAAGGAATACCACACGGACCAGCACCTGGTGCTACAGAGCGTAGCATAGGGCAAACGGTTACTGAGGAGCTTGCTGTAATGGTAGATACCTTCCGTCCGCTTATGGTAACAAAAGCTGCGATGGGTATAGACGATGGTAAGTATTATAAAAGCTGGGTAGAGTAA
- a CDS encoding peptidoglycan DD-metalloendopeptidase family protein has product MPKLRYFTIILLLFTLIACNDEEKKDKEQQAVAKKEAVKKQFGFVLDNYEVEHDTIQNGDTFGGLLQKQGYSVTDVYNITEAIRDTFNLRDIRVGKPYTLLKNKKNPDSLEVFIYQANRLSYYVVDLRDSIAKAYKKTRPLTIKRRVIAAEIEGSLSATVQKLGASAALTQELSEIYAWSIDFFRLQKGDKFSVIINERYISDTIYAGLESIEAAVFETKDDKRYAFPYKQDPSARFSNYYDEEGKVLKSMFLKAPLKFSRISSRFSPRRFHPVQKRWKAHKGTDYAAPTGTPIMSTATGTVIAAGYTAGNGNYVKVKHNNTYTTQYLHMSKIKVRKGQHVNQGDIIGLVGSTGLATGPHVCYRFWKNGVQVDALRQKLPASQPMDAKYKPDFMKQMKPLKKELDSIYNITFNK; this is encoded by the coding sequence ATGCCGAAATTGAGATATTTTACCATCATACTACTGCTATTTACTTTAATAGCCTGTAATGACGAGGAAAAGAAAGATAAAGAACAACAAGCTGTAGCAAAAAAAGAAGCTGTAAAAAAACAGTTTGGTTTTGTTTTGGATAATTATGAAGTAGAACATGATACCATACAAAACGGCGATACCTTTGGCGGATTATTGCAAAAACAAGGCTATTCGGTTACTGATGTATATAATATAACCGAAGCCATACGCGATACTTTTAACCTAAGAGATATTCGTGTAGGTAAGCCTTATACACTACTTAAAAATAAAAAGAACCCCGACAGTTTAGAGGTTTTTATATACCAAGCTAATCGCTTGAGTTATTATGTGGTAGACTTGCGCGACTCTATTGCAAAAGCCTATAAAAAAACCCGTCCGCTTACTATAAAGCGTAGGGTAATTGCTGCCGAGATAGAAGGTTCGCTATCGGCAACGGTACAAAAACTAGGAGCAAGCGCTGCATTAACCCAAGAGCTATCAGAGATATATGCTTGGTCTATCGACTTTTTTAGATTACAAAAAGGCGATAAATTTTCAGTTATTATAAATGAGCGCTATATAAGCGATACTATATATGCAGGACTTGAAAGTATAGAAGCTGCCGTTTTTGAAACAAAAGACGACAAGCGCTATGCATTCCCGTACAAGCAAGATCCTTCGGCAAGGTTTAGTAATTATTATGATGAAGAGGGTAAGGTGCTAAAGAGTATGTTTTTAAAAGCACCTTTAAAGTTTAGTCGTATTAGTTCGCGTTTCTCACCAAGGCGTTTTCACCCCGTACAAAAACGTTGGAAAGCCCACAAGGGTACTGATTATGCTGCGCCTACAGGCACACCTATTATGTCAACCGCAACAGGTACTGTTATAGCAGCAGGCTACACCGCAGGTAATGGTAATTATGTAAAAGTAAAACACAATAATACTTATACTACCCAGTACTTGCACATGAGTAAAATAAAAGTGCGTAAAGGACAGCATGTAAACCAAGGCGATATTATAGGGCTGGTAGGAAGTACAGGGCTTGCCACAGGACCGCACGTGTGTTATCGTTTTTGGAAAAATGGCGTACAGGTAGATGCTTTAAGGCAAAAACTACCCGCCTCGCAACCTATGGATGCGAAGTATAAGCCAGACTTTATGAAACAAATGAAGCCATTAAAAAAAGAATTAGACAGCATCTATAACATCACATTTAACAAGTAA
- a CDS encoding DUF3108 domain-containing protein has protein sequence MKKMLAILLLFTLGNAFSQGAFTTGEFFKFRIHYGIVNAGYATLEVKDAVKNGKKVYHVVGKGHTTGMTRFFFKVEDNYESYFDKNTVFPYQYVRKINEGGYTKDQEGFFNQKNNTVVVKDYKHDTEKTISVPAGVQDMVSTFYYLRNHPDVSTMKVGEYIAVNMFFDDETTKFKLKFIGRENISTKFGDVPAMIFRPYVQAGRVFKEEESLTVWISDDDNKIPLRIKASLAVGSLKADLIEYKGLKYPFKAK, from the coding sequence ATGAAAAAAATGTTAGCAATACTTTTGCTTTTCACACTGGGTAACGCTTTTTCGCAAGGTGCTTTTACTACAGGCGAATTTTTTAAATTCAGAATTCACTACGGGATAGTAAATGCGGGCTATGCCACCCTTGAGGTAAAAGATGCCGTGAAGAACGGTAAAAAAGTATATCATGTTGTAGGTAAAGGGCATACTACGGGTATGACACGATTTTTCTTTAAAGTAGAAGATAACTATGAAAGCTACTTTGATAAAAATACAGTGTTTCCGTACCAATATGTGCGAAAAATAAACGAAGGCGGTTATACTAAAGACCAAGAAGGTTTCTTTAATCAGAAGAACAATACTGTAGTGGTAAAAGACTATAAGCACGATACTGAGAAAACCATTTCGGTTCCAGCAGGTGTGCAGGATATGGTATCTACATTTTACTACTTAAGAAATCACCCCGATGTGAGCACTATGAAGGTGGGTGAGTACATAGCTGTAAATATGTTTTTTGACGACGAAACCACAAAATTTAAGCTCAAATTTATTGGCAGAGAGAATATATCAACTAAATTTGGCGATGTTCCTGCAATGATATTTAGACCCTATGTACAAGCAGGACGTGTATTTAAGGAAGAAGAAAGTTTAACAGTCTGGATATCAGATGATGATAATAAGATACCTTTGCGAATAAAGGCAAGCCTTGCTGTGGGTTCGTTAAAGGCAGATCTTATAGAATATAAGGGATTAAAATACCCTTTTAAAGCTAAATAA